The following coding sequences lie in one Glycine max cultivar Williams 82 chromosome 19, Glycine_max_v4.0, whole genome shotgun sequence genomic window:
- the LOC100306462 gene encoding uncharacterized protein LOC100306462 produces MASTLQKLLRKPLPLPPFRFITALNPPQPQNQNPVLTLTLNPPQQCHPQPFDDSPTVIFPSFPFGFSPKPVFESGFRGAAEEEEDSSGTLWADSVKKKRKKKMNKHKYQKLRKRMRRQT; encoded by the coding sequence ATGGCTTCAACCCTTCAGAAACTGCTTCGAAAACCATTACCACTACCACCCTTCAGATTCATCACTGCCCTCAACCCTCCgcaaccccaaaaccaaaaccccgttctcactctcactctcaacCCTCCCCAACAATGTCACCCTCAACCCTTCGATGATTCCCCCACCGTGATCTTTCCCAGTTTCCCCTTTGGGTTCTCCCCAAAACCGGTTTTTGAAAGCGGGTTTCGCGGCGCggcggaagaagaagaagactcaTCTGGAACCCTTTGGGCCGACAGCGTGAAGAAGAAgcggaagaagaagatgaacaaGCACAAGTACCAGAAGCTCAGGAAGCGC